In Candidatus Scalindua japonica, a single genomic region encodes these proteins:
- a CDS encoding acetate--CoA ligase family protein, with protein sequence MSLDKFFNPQSIAIIGATENELNITSAIFNNLFEMGYKGTIVPVNPHYEKVFGLKCCPSILDYEDNIDLSIITISSEHIPEILSQHIERKINNVVIISGGFAETGKRGIVLEAEIKKICRENNIRIIGPNCLGVLNNYSNFSTFFLPWSKIKRPSRGHLSILSQSGSYAASMLDMLYLEGIGVSKFVSYGNRVDVGESELIEYLTGDDSTRVIGIYMESVDDGRRFIRASRLCSCYKHIVVLKVGRQESGINAARSHTGAIAGRYEIYKAAFRKSGVLEVYNLEEFLDACKVLLMQKPARGNKILVITNGGGFGVAVSDMCSDTGLNLAQTPPGIREYLSEHFPEFFIFNNPIDLTGSAGDKDFGIALKTAFVDNDFYDAAIIIPLMPPPAMTEGVVDVISERAKESGKPVVVCTIKSVYTKKTKEKFESKNIPVFMSPERAVKAMNVLVERGKMDGC encoded by the coding sequence ATGAGTTTAGATAAGTTTTTCAATCCTCAGTCTATAGCGATAATTGGAGCGACAGAGAATGAACTGAATATCACATCCGCAATTTTTAATAACCTATTTGAAATGGGTTACAAAGGGACGATTGTCCCTGTAAATCCTCATTACGAAAAAGTGTTTGGTCTCAAGTGTTGTCCTTCAATTCTTGATTATGAAGATAACATAGATCTTTCAATAATTACAATCTCTTCCGAACATATTCCTGAAATTCTCAGCCAGCATATAGAGAGAAAAATTAATAATGTGGTGATTATAAGTGGTGGATTTGCTGAGACAGGAAAGAGAGGGATAGTTCTCGAAGCCGAAATAAAAAAAATTTGCAGGGAAAATAATATTCGAATAATTGGCCCTAACTGCTTGGGTGTTCTGAACAATTACTCAAATTTCAGTACATTCTTTCTTCCCTGGTCAAAGATAAAACGTCCTTCAAGAGGGCATCTGAGCATTTTGTCTCAAAGTGGATCATATGCTGCTTCCATGCTGGATATGTTATATCTTGAAGGTATTGGAGTATCTAAATTTGTAAGTTACGGCAACCGTGTTGACGTTGGAGAATCAGAGTTGATCGAGTATTTAACCGGAGATGACTCTACGCGTGTAATAGGGATCTATATGGAATCTGTTGATGATGGAAGAAGGTTTATCCGTGCATCCAGGCTCTGCTCCTGCTATAAGCATATAGTTGTATTGAAGGTCGGTAGACAAGAATCGGGGATTAACGCGGCAAGGTCTCACACTGGAGCTATTGCCGGTAGGTATGAAATTTACAAAGCTGCATTTAGAAAATCAGGAGTTCTGGAGGTTTACAATCTTGAAGAGTTTCTTGACGCTTGTAAAGTGCTCCTGATGCAAAAACCGGCAAGGGGAAATAAGATTCTAGTAATAACCAATGGAGGAGGATTTGGAGTCGCAGTTTCAGATATGTGTAGTGATACGGGACTGAATCTTGCGCAAACTCCTCCCGGGATCAGAGAGTATCTTTCTGAACATTTTCCAGAGTTTTTCATCTTTAATAATCCAATTGACCTTACCGGGAGTGCCGGCGATAAAGACTTCGGGATTGCGTTGAAAACAGCATTCGTAGACAATGATTTTTATGATGCCGCGATAATAATCCCGTTAATGCCTCCACCTGCCATGACGGAAGGTGTGGTTGATGTTATTTCAGAAAGAGCAAAGGAATCAGGAAAACCAGTTGTCGTTTGTACAATTAAAAGCGTCTATACTAAGAAAACCAAAGAAAAATTTGAATCAAAAAATATCCCCGTATTCATGTCACCTGAAAGGGCGGTGAAAGCTATGAATGTTCTGGTAGAGAGAGGAAAAATGGATGGTTGTTGA
- a CDS encoding TraR/DksA family transcriptional regulator, with protein sequence MKKYDQIRRKLIDRRDEIKGRLNKVDQDILHTNGAPDPDSGEQALERENDDVLEALGGLARSELEKIDAALERIERNEYGICTLCKKNISPERLKAIPFADRCIDCADKDVDDMD encoded by the coding sequence ATGAAGAAATATGATCAGATTCGCAGGAAACTTATTGATAGGCGCGATGAAATAAAGGGTCGCTTGAACAAGGTAGATCAAGATATACTGCATACTAATGGCGCGCCGGATCCCGATTCCGGAGAGCAGGCATTGGAGCGCGAGAATGATGATGTATTGGAAGCTCTAGGCGGCCTTGCACGTTCAGAATTAGAAAAAATAGATGCGGCACTTGAGCGCATTGAACGAAATGAATATGGGATTTGTACATTATGTAAAAAGAATATCTCCCCGGAAAGGCTCAAAGCAATCCCTTTTGCAGACCGCTGTATTGATTGTGCGGACAAGGATGTTGATGATATGGATTGA